A region from the Aquila chrysaetos chrysaetos chromosome 15, bAquChr1.4, whole genome shotgun sequence genome encodes:
- the SF3B6 gene encoding splicing factor 3B subunit 6: MAMQAAKRANIRLPPEVNRILYIRNLPYKITAEEMYDIFGKYGPIRQIRVGNTPETRGTAYVVYEDIFDAKNACDHLSGFNVCNRYLVVLYYNANRAFQKMDTKKKEEQLKLLKEKYGINTDPPK, translated from the exons ATGGCGATGCAAGCGGCCAAGCGAGCCAAC ATCCGGCTGCCTCCAGAAGTCAATCGGATCCTCTATATTAGGAACCTGCCATATAAAATCACAGCGGAGGAAATGTACGATATTTTTGGGAAGTACGGGCCCATTCGACAAATCAGAGT TGGAAACACTCCTGAAACTAGAGGAACAGCCTACGTGGTCTATGAAGACATCTTTGATGCCAAAAACGCTTGTGATCACCTGTCGGGATTCAACGTGTGCAACAGATACCTTGTTGTTTTGTACTATAATGCAAACCGG GCATTCCAAAAGATGgacacaaagaagaaagaggaacagCTTAAGCTTCTCAAGGAAAAATACGGAATTAATACAGACCCACCAAAATAA
- the TP53I3 gene encoding quinone oxidoreductase PIG3 isoform X2, with protein MNQLQALLNDSLIRTKHVENAAIINIKERKVCASTFGFNVPPENALNLIYTFYENLLQVRRGGLYFKEKYYKCVRADEHSIYLQNPDGGLIIVKTKTFILVATYRVGMYPSVCVEAVEKLADYFREKGS; from the exons ATGAACCAACTCCAGGCTTTGCTGAATGACAGTCTTATCAGAACAAAGCATGTGGAAAACGCAGCTATCATCaacataaaggaaagaaaagtctgtGCATCAACCTTTGGCTTTAAT GTGCCACCAGAGAATGCTTTAAACCTTATCTACACTTTCTACGAGAACTTACTGCAAGTTAGAAGGGGAGGACTCTACTTCAAGGAGAAGTACTATAAATGTGTCCGCGCAGATGAGCATTCCATCTATCTTCAAAAC CCAGATGGAGGCCTGATCATTGTGAAGACAAAGACTTTCATCCTGGTTGCTACTTACAGAGTAGGCATGTATcccagtgtgtgtgtggaagcTGTGGAGAAACTAG CGGACTACTTTAGAGAAAAAGGTAGCTGA
- the TP53I3 gene encoding quinone oxidoreductase PIG3 isoform X3, with the protein MNQLQALLNDSLIRTKHVENAAIINIKERKVCASTFGFNVPPENALNLIYTFYENLLQVRRGGLYFKEKYYKCVRADEHSIYLQNPDGGLIIVKTKTFILVATYRVGMYPSVCVEAVEKLEKMLAAYFDCPGGPENLYVKEVMKPHPGEGEVLVKVSASALNRADLLQRRGKYPPPKGASDILGLEAAGSVAGLGPGCKGRWKIGDAVMALLSGGGQAEYVTVPEGYLMPIPNDMTFIQAAAIPEAWLTAFQLLHFVGKVQKGERVLIHAGASGVGMAAIQLVRLAKAIPIVTAGTQEKLKATTNAGAAVGFNYKNEDFSEKVLAFTQGSGVDLILDCVGGSYWEKNLNCLSTDGRWIIYGLLSGGEVHGDLLARLLSKRASIHTSLLRSRDKEYKERLVKAFTEHALPYFSGGTSARLQPLLDSVYPLEEIAEAHRIMEENKNIGKIVIEMPASS; encoded by the exons ATGAACCAACTCCAGGCTTTGCTGAATGACAGTCTTATCAGAACAAAGCATGTGGAAAACGCAGCTATCATCaacataaaggaaagaaaagtctgtGCATCAACCTTTGGCTTTAAT GTGCCACCAGAGAATGCTTTAAACCTTATCTACACTTTCTACGAGAACTTACTGCAAGTTAGAAGGGGAGGACTCTACTTCAAGGAGAAGTACTATAAATGTGTCCGCGCAGATGAGCATTCCATCTATCTTCAAAAC CCAGATGGAGGCCTGATCATTGTGAAGACAAAGACTTTCATCCTGGTTGCTACTTACAGAGTAGGCATGTATcccagtgtgtgtgtggaagcTGTGGAGAAACTAG agaaaatgttggCAGCCTACTTTGATTGCCCAGGAGGCCCAGAAAATCTCTATGTGAAAGAAGTGATGAAACCACACCCAGGAGAAGGAGAAGTTCTTGTGAAGGTCTCTGCCAGTGCTCTGAATAGGGCTGATTTACTCCAG aggAGAGGGAAGTACCCTCCCCCCAAAGGAGCAAGTGATATTTTAGGCTTAGAAGCAGCTGGGAGTGTGGCTGGGCTCGGACCTGGCTGCAAGGGCCGGTGGAAGATTGGCGATGCAGTGATGGCTCTGCTCTCCGGAGGTGGCCAAGCAGAATACGTTACAGTACCCGAAGGCTACTTGATGCCAATTCCCAATGATATGACTTTTATTCAGGCTGCAGCCATTCCCGAAGCCTGGTTAACAGCctttcagctgctgcattttgtaG GTAAAGTACAGAAGGGCGAAAGAGTGCTGATCCACGCTGGAGCTAGTGGAGTTGGTATGGCAGCCATTCAGCTGGTGAGACTGGCAAAAGCTATTCCCATAGTGACAGCAGGAACTcaagagaaactgaaagcaaCAACAAACGCAGGAGCAGCTGTGGGGTTCAACTACAAGAATGAAGATTTTAGTGAAAAGGTCTTGGCATTCACCCAAG GTTCTGGAGTAGATCTTATTTTAGACTGTGTTGGTGGCTCATACTGGGAGAAGAATCTCAACTGTCTGAGTACTGATGGCCGGTGGATTATTTATGGACTACTGAGTGGAGGTGAAGTACATGGAGATTTGCTTGCAAGGCTGCTTTCCAAAAGAGCGAGCATCCATACAAGCCTATTACGATCACGAGACAAGGAG tataaGGAACGCCTGGTGAAAGCCTTCACAGAACACGCACTACCGTATTTTTCTGGAGGAACCTCCGCTCGTCTCCAACCACTTCTCGACAGCGTTTACCCTCTGGAGGAGATTGCAGAGGCGCACAGGatcatggaagaaaacaagaatattgGCAAAATTGTCATCGAAATGCCTGCTTCATCTTAA
- the TP53I3 gene encoding quinone oxidoreductase PIG3 isoform X1 produces MLAAYFDCPGGPENLYVKEVMKPHPGEGEVLVKVSASALNRADLLQRRGKYPPPKGASDILGLEAAGSVAGLGPGCKGRWKIGDAVMALLSGGGQAEYVTVPEGYLMPIPNDMTFIQAAAIPEAWLTAFQLLHFVGKVQKGERVLIHAGASGVGMAAIQLVRLAKAIPIVTAGTQEKLKATTNAGAAVGFNYKNEDFSEKVLAFTQGSGVDLILDCVGGSYWEKNLNCLSTDGRWIIYGLLSGGEVHGDLLARLLSKRASIHTSLLRSRDKEYKERLVKAFTEHALPYFSGGTSARLQPLLDSVYPLEEIAEAHRIMEENKNIGKIVIEMPASS; encoded by the exons atgttggCAGCCTACTTTGATTGCCCAGGAGGCCCAGAAAATCTCTATGTGAAAGAAGTGATGAAACCACACCCAGGAGAAGGAGAAGTTCTTGTGAAGGTCTCTGCCAGTGCTCTGAATAGGGCTGATTTACTCCAG aggAGAGGGAAGTACCCTCCCCCCAAAGGAGCAAGTGATATTTTAGGCTTAGAAGCAGCTGGGAGTGTGGCTGGGCTCGGACCTGGCTGCAAGGGCCGGTGGAAGATTGGCGATGCAGTGATGGCTCTGCTCTCCGGAGGTGGCCAAGCAGAATACGTTACAGTACCCGAAGGCTACTTGATGCCAATTCCCAATGATATGACTTTTATTCAGGCTGCAGCCATTCCCGAAGCCTGGTTAACAGCctttcagctgctgcattttgtaG GTAAAGTACAGAAGGGCGAAAGAGTGCTGATCCACGCTGGAGCTAGTGGAGTTGGTATGGCAGCCATTCAGCTGGTGAGACTGGCAAAAGCTATTCCCATAGTGACAGCAGGAACTcaagagaaactgaaagcaaCAACAAACGCAGGAGCAGCTGTGGGGTTCAACTACAAGAATGAAGATTTTAGTGAAAAGGTCTTGGCATTCACCCAAG GTTCTGGAGTAGATCTTATTTTAGACTGTGTTGGTGGCTCATACTGGGAGAAGAATCTCAACTGTCTGAGTACTGATGGCCGGTGGATTATTTATGGACTACTGAGTGGAGGTGAAGTACATGGAGATTTGCTTGCAAGGCTGCTTTCCAAAAGAGCGAGCATCCATACAAGCCTATTACGATCACGAGACAAGGAG tataaGGAACGCCTGGTGAAAGCCTTCACAGAACACGCACTACCGTATTTTTCTGGAGGAACCTCCGCTCGTCTCCAACCACTTCTCGACAGCGTTTACCCTCTGGAGGAGATTGCAGAGGCGCACAGGatcatggaagaaaacaagaatattgGCAAAATTGTCATCGAAATGCCTGCTTCATCTTAA